Within the Achromobacter spanius genome, the region ACACTTCCCGCTTTCCGTCCCGGCCGGCAATCTCTGGATGCCGGCCGGGCGCCTTCAAAGTGTGGAGTGATTTCATGAACCCATCGCCGGCCGGCCTGCGCGCCGCCGACTTTTTCTCGCCGACCGTCGCGGCACTTATTTCCGTGCTGGTGAATTACGGCGGCACCTTCGTGCTGGTGTTCCAGGCGGCCGAACTGGCTGGGCTGACACCGGGGCAGACCGCTTCGTGGGTATGGGCGGTTTCCGTGGGGGTGGGCGTCACGGGCGCGTGGCTGAGTTTTCGCTACAAGGAACCGATCATCACGGCGTGGTCCACGCCCGGGGTCGCGTTCCTGGCCACGGTTATGCCGTTCACGCCGTATGGCGAAGTGATCGGCGCCTATATCGTTTCCGCTCTGGGCTTCGTGGTGCTGGGCATGTCGGGCGCCTTTGAAAAGCTGGTCCGCCTGATTCCGGGCGGCATCGCGGCGGGACTCCTGGCGGGCATTCTGCTTCAGTTCGGGGTCAATGCCTTTGGCGGCGCCAGCGTCGACCCGCTGCTGGTGATAGTGCTGGTAATTGCCTACGCACTGCTCAAGCGGTTTACCTCGCGCTTCGCCGTGGTCGGCATACTGGTGATCGGGCTGGCGATGCTGATCCTGCAAGGCCGCATCGATTTTTCCACCGTCCACCTGAGCCTGGCCACGCCGGTATTCGAGATGCCCCGGTTTTCGCTCAATGCCTTGCTGGGGGTGGCGCTGCCCTTGTTCATCATTACGCTGACGGGTCAATACATGCCCGGCATGCTGGTGCTGCGCAACGACGGCTTCAAGACCAGCGCCAACCCCATCCTGGTGACCACGGGGCTGGGCTCGTTGCTAATGGCGCCGTTTGGCGCGCACGCCTTCAATGTGGCCGCGATCACCGCCGCCATCTGCACGGGCCGCGACGCGCATGAAGATCCGCGCAAGCGCTACATCGCGGGCCTCGCTTGCGGGGTGTTCTACATCCTGGTGGGCACGTTTGGTGTCACGCTGGCCACGCTGTTCATGGTGTTGCCCAAGGCGTTCATCACCACGCTGGCCGGGCTTGCCTTGCTGGGCGCCATTGGCGGCAGCCTGGCCAACGCCATGGCCGATGCCCGCACCCGCGAGACCGCGCTCATCACCTTTCTGGCCACCGCCGCGAACGTGACCATGCTGGGCGTGGGCGGCGCGTTCTGGGGGTTGGTGGCTGGTTTGACCGCGCACCTGTTGATCCACGGCGGGCACCGCACGCTGGTCGGCGGCACGGCCAAGTCCTAGGCACGGCGGGCGGTCACCAAGACGCCCATTCTTCCGATTCTTCCGATTCTTCCGATTCTTCCGATTCTTCCGCTGCTGCCGCTGCTGCCGCTTCTGCCGCTATTGGCGCTCCTG harbors:
- a CDS encoding benzoate/H(+) symporter BenE family transporter, producing MNPSPAGLRAADFFSPTVAALISVLVNYGGTFVLVFQAAELAGLTPGQTASWVWAVSVGVGVTGAWLSFRYKEPIITAWSTPGVAFLATVMPFTPYGEVIGAYIVSALGFVVLGMSGAFEKLVRLIPGGIAAGLLAGILLQFGVNAFGGASVDPLLVIVLVIAYALLKRFTSRFAVVGILVIGLAMLILQGRIDFSTVHLSLATPVFEMPRFSLNALLGVALPLFIITLTGQYMPGMLVLRNDGFKTSANPILVTTGLGSLLMAPFGAHAFNVAAITAAICTGRDAHEDPRKRYIAGLACGVFYILVGTFGVTLATLFMVLPKAFITTLAGLALLGAIGGSLANAMADARTRETALITFLATAANVTMLGVGGAFWGLVAGLTAHLLIHGGHRTLVGGTAKS